The proteins below come from a single Aegilops tauschii subsp. strangulata cultivar AL8/78 chromosome 6, Aet v6.0, whole genome shotgun sequence genomic window:
- the LOC109737796 gene encoding flavonoid 3'-monooxygenase CYP75B4-like, with translation MHSTCMQNLFVAGTDTTLIMVEWAMAELIRHPDTLKQAQEELDTIVGRERLISESHLPRLTFLSAVIKDTFRLHPSTPLLLLRMATEECETAGYRIPKGTELLVNVWGIAHDPALWPDSLEFRPAWFLPGGSHADVDVKGGDFGLIPFGAGRRICAGLSRGIRMVAVTTATLVHSFNWELPAGQTPDMEGTFSLLLQLAVPLMVHPVPRLLPSAYQIA, from the coding sequence ATGCACTCTACATGCATGCAGAACTTGTTCGTGGCGGGCACGGACACAACATTGATCATGGTGGAGTGGGCCATGGCAGAGCTGATCCGGCACCCGGACACCCTGAAGCAGGCGCAGGAAGAGCTGGACACCATCGTGGGCCGTGAGAGGCTCATCTCGGAGTCACACCTGCCGCGCCTCACCTTCCTGAGCGCGGTCATCAAGGACACTTTCCGGCTGCACCCATCGACGCCGCTCTTGCTACTGCGGATGGCCACTGAGGAGTGTGAGACCGCCGGCTACCGCATTCCCAAGGGGACAGAGCTTCTAGTGAATGTGTGGGGGATCGCCCACGATCCGGCCCTGTGGCCCGACTCGCTGGAGTTCAGGCCTGCCTGGTTCCTCCCCGGAGGGTCGCATGCTGACGTCGACGTCAAGGGAGGTGACTTCGGGCTGATACCATTTGGGGCGGGCCGGAGGATATGCGCGGGCCTCAGCAGGGGCATTAGGATGGTTGCCGTGACCACCGCCACGTTGGTGCACTCGTTCAACTGGGAGCTGCCAGCAGGCCAGACGCCGGACATGGAGGGGACATTTTCTCTGCTGCTGCAGCTGGCCGTGCCATTGATGGTCCACCCGGTGCCTAGGCTGCTCCCATCGGCATACCAAATCGCATAA